Proteins from a genomic interval of Quercus lobata isolate SW786 chromosome 11, ValleyOak3.0 Primary Assembly, whole genome shotgun sequence:
- the LOC115967619 gene encoding probable disease resistance protein RF9 isoform X2 has protein sequence MQAGGSSSSNEREREQRQTFSHLEDHVVGFDVDLKKLVDFLVEGGEDKRVTSICGTGGLGKTTLAKMVYNHPEVNKYFHYCAWVCISQRPVWEEIMNNLSQSLKVQINGWSDAELVRELRQAQEKNKCLIVLDDIWKIEDWNILHEVFPKKSKILLTSRNRDVALHVDPRGFHLELRCLNPESSWKLFEKLAISWRSDSVTKTIMEKLGKEVIQYCGGLPLAITILGSLLATKQTQDEWEEVHKHVKPYLYEEQNLLINKVLALSYNDLPSHLKPCFLYLGNFPKDLGISTKILIRMWMGEGFISKIQHGGGREDTMDDVGHRYLRELVQRSMVLVGKKTSLGRIKTCQMHDLMRDFCISKAEEENFLHFTDTLSMKQHKEQIGKVRRLAIVSESGDNSIKGIKFNKYPYLRSLLYFQPQHDESYFKESCFKKFKLVRVLHLEYFKNHQRKLPKDIGFLIHLRYLSLKDSNVTKVPSSVGNLRCLETLDLRINFSPSYCCILLDYIYPHTNLLDSLSKPRVPNVFKYMKQLKHLYLPRDYSVCGMLELGNLCYLQTLVNVQPKTIKIPTWFKLNCLRVLKVRTNKEAQDAIQMLISRSRCPYMEKLNLYYPVKKLPKAHQFSPNLAKLTLSETNLEEDPMATLEKLPNLKILRLFSSAFEGKNMVCSKSGFSQLQSIVLSSLLNLEEWRVEEGAMPSLSHLEIKDCNLKKWRVEKGAVPTINHLEITVYNLEEWKVEEGAMPSLSHLKIKNCILKEWMVEKGAMTCLSNLEIKDCSLKEWRVEKGAMNSLSNLVIKGCIREGWKVEEGAMTNLNNLVITDCILKEWRVEKEAMTNLNDLVIRNCTLEGWKVEEGAMTNLNNLVIHDCTLKEWTVEKGAMTMTNLSNLVIRNCTLEGWKVEEGAMTNLNNLEIHDCTLKEWTVEKGAMTMTNLSNLVIRNCTLEGWKVEEGAMNNLNNLVIHDCNLKEWRVEKGAMTMTNLSNLVIRNCTLEGWKVEEGAMNNLNNLEIHDCTLKEWRVEKGAMTMTDLSNLVIRNCTLEGWKVEEGAMTNLNNLVINDCTLKEWRVEKGAMTMIDLSNLVIRNCTMIDCKVEGGAMPSSDH, from the exons ATGCAAGCAGGTGGGTCCAGTTCTTCGAATGAGAGGGAACGAGAGCAAAGGCAAACATTTTCTCATCTTGAAGATCATGTTGTTGGGTTTGACGTTGATCTAAAGAAATTGGTGGACTTTTTGGTGGAAGGAGGGGAAGACAAGAGAGTTACTTCCATATGTGGTACTGGTGGTCTGGGAAAGACCACTCTTGCCAAGATGGTTTATAACCACCCTGAAGTCAATAAGTATTTTCACTACTGCGCTTGGGTATGTATCTCACAAAGACCTGTTTGGGAAGAAATTATGAATAACCTCTCTCAATCTCTAAAGGTTCAAATTAACGGGTGGAGTGATGCAGAACTTGTCAGGGAACTTCGTCAAGCTCAGGAAAAGAATAAGTGTTTGATTGTTCTAGATgatatttggaaaattgaggATTGGAACATTTTGCATGAagtctttccaaaaaaaagtaaGATATTACTTACCTCTCGTAATAGGGATGTGGCTTTGCATGTGGATCCTAGAGGTTTTCATCTTGAACTGCGGTGCCTAAATCCTGAAAGCAGTTGGAAATTGTTTGAAAAGCTGGCAATATCTTGGAGATCAG ACTCTGTGACCAAAACTATTATGGAGAAGTTAGGAAAAGAAGTGATTCAATATTGTGGGGGTTTACCATTAGCCATCACTATATTGGGAAGTCTTTTAGCAACAAAGCAAACACAGGATGAATGGGAGGAGGTGCATAAACATGTCAAACCATACCTTTACGAAGAGCAAAACTTACTAATCAACAAGGTATTAGCTTTAAGTTATAATGATTTACCTTCCCACTTGAAACCATGCTTTCTTTATTTAGGCAATTTTCCAAAGGATCTTGGGATTTCGACAAAAATATTGATTCGAATGTGGATGGGAGAAGGTTTTATATCAAAAATTCAACACGGTGGAGGGAGAGAGGATACAATGGATGATGTGGGACATCGATATTTAAGGGAGCTAGTGCAGAGAAGCATGGTTTTGGTGGGTAAAAAGACCTCCCTTGGAAGGATTAAAACTTGTCAAATGCATGATCTTATGCGAGACTTCTGCATATCAAAAGCTGAAGAGGaaaattttctccattttaCCGATACTCTTTCCATGAAACAACATAAAGAACAAATCGGTAAAGTTCGAAGACTTGCTATAGTTTCGGAATCAGGTGACAATTCCATCAAgggaattaaattcaataaatatcCTTACCTAAGGTCTCTTCTCTACTTTCAACCTCAGCATGATGAATCTTATTTTAAAGAGTCCTGTTTCAAGAAATTCAAGTTGGTTAGAGTCTTACATctagaatattttaaaaaccacCAAAGAAAATTACCTAAAGACATTGGATTTCTCATCCACTTGAGATATTTATCTCTCAAAGATAGCAATGTAACTAAGGTTCCATCATCTGTTGGCAATTTGAGGTGCTTGGAGACACTGGATTTGCGGATCAACTTCTCCCCATCATATTGTTGCATTTTACTGGACTACATTTACCCACATACTAATTTATTGGACTCCCTCTCCAAACCGAGAGTGCCAAATGTGTTTAAGTATATGAAACAATTGAAGCATCTTTATTTACCCAGGGATTATAGTGTATGTGGTATGTTGGAACTGGGTAATCTTTGCTATTTGCAAACATTGGTGAATGTTCAGCCCAAAACCATCAAAATTCCCACATGGTTCAAACTCAATTGTCTTCGGGTTCTTAAAGTAAGGACTAATAAAGAAGCCCAAGATGCAATACAAATGCTAATATCAAGATCAAGGTGTCCGTATATGGAAAAGCTAAATCTATATTACCCTGTAAAGAAGCTTCCAAAAGCTCACCAATTTTCTCCAAATCTTGCGAAGTTGACCTTATCGGAGACTAACCTTGAGGAAGATCCAATGGCAACATTAGAGAAGTTGCCAAACTTAAAAATCCTCCGCCTTTTCTCTAGCGCCTTTGAAGGGAAGAATATGGTTTGTTCTAAAAGTGGATTTTCTCAACTTCAATCTATtgtgctttcttctttattGAACCTTGAGGAGTGGAGGGTGGAGGAAGGAGCCATGCCTAGTCTCAGTCATTTGGAAATTAAAGATTGCAACCTAAAGAAGTGGAGGGTAGAGAAAGGAGCCGTGCCCACAATCAATCATTTAGAAATTACAGTTTACAATCTAGAGGAGTGGAAGGTAGAGGAAGGAGCCATGCCTAGTCTCAgtcatttgaaaattaaaaattgtatcCTAAAGGAGTGGATGGTGGAGAAAGGAGCCATGACATGTCTTAGTAATTTGGAAATTAAAGATTGTAGCCTAAAGGAGTGGAGGGTGGAGAAAGGAGCCATGAACAGTCTCAGTAATTTGGTAATTAAAGGTTGCATCCGAGAGGGGTGGAAGGTGGAGGAAGGAGCCATGACCAATCTCAATAATTTGGTAATTACAGATTGCATCCTAAAGGAGTGGAGGGTGGAGAAAGAAGCCATGACCAATCTCAATGATTTG GTAATTAGAAATTGCACCCTGGAGGGGTGGAAGGTGGAGGAAGGAGCCATGACCAATCTCAATAATTTGGTAATTCATGATTGCACCCTAAAGGAGTGGACGGTGGAGAAAGGAGCCATGACCATGACCAATCTCAGTAATTTGGTAATTAGAAATTGCACCCTTGAGGGGTGGAAGGTGGAGGAAGGAGCCATGACCAATCTCAATAATTTGGAAATTCATGATTGCACCCTAAAGGAGTGGACGGTGGAGAAAGGAGCCATGACCATGACCAATCTCAGTAATTTGGTAATTAGAAATTGCACCCTGGAGGGGTGGAAGGTGGAGGAAGGAGCCATGAACAATCTCAATAATTTGGTAATTCATGATTGCAACCTAAAGGAGTGGAGGGTGGAGAAAGGAGCCATGACCATGACCAATCTCAGTAATTTGGTAATTAGAAATTGCACCCTGGAGGGGTGGAAGGTGGAGGAAGGAGCCATGAACAATCTCAATAATTTGGAAATTCATGATTGCACCCTAAAGGAGTGGAGGGTGGAGAAAGGAGCCATGACCATGACCGATCTCAGTAATTTGGTAATTAGAAATTGCACCCTGGAGGGGTGGAAGGTGGAGGAAGGAGCCATGACCAATCTCAATAATTTGGTAATTAATGATTGCACCCTAAAGGAGTGGAGGGTGGAGAAAGGAGCCATGACCATGATCGATCTCAGTAATTTGGTAATTAGAAATTGTACCATGATTGACTGCAAGGTGGAGGGAGGAGCCATGCCCAGTTCCGATCATTGA
- the LOC115967619 gene encoding probable disease resistance protein RF9 isoform X1 — protein sequence MQAGGSSSSNEREREQRQTFSHLEDHVVGFDVDLKKLVDFLVEGGEDKRVTSICGTGGLGKTTLAKMVYNHPEVNKYFHYCAWVCISQRPVWEEIMNNLSQSLKVQINGWSDAELVRELRQAQEKNKCLIVLDDIWKIEDWNILHEVFPKKSKILLTSRNRDVALHVDPRGFHLELRCLNPESSWKLFEKLAISWRSDSVTKTIMEKLGKEVIQYCGGLPLAITILGSLLATKQTQDEWEEVHKHVKPYLYEEQNLLINKVLALSYNDLPSHLKPCFLYLGNFPKDLGISTKILIRMWMGEGFISKIQHGGGREDTMDDVGHRYLRELVQRSMVLVGKKTSLGRIKTCQMHDLMRDFCISKAEEENFLHFTDTLSMKQHKEQIGKVRRLAIVSESGDNSIKGIKFNKYPYLRSLLYFQPQHDESYFKESCFKKFKLVRVLHLEYFKNHQRKLPKDIGFLIHLRYLSLKDSNVTKVPSSVGNLRCLETLDLRINFSPSYCCILLDYIYPHTNLLDSLSKPRVPNVFKYMKQLKHLYLPRDYSVCGMLELGNLCYLQTLVNVQPKTIKIPTWFKLNCLRVLKVRTNKEAQDAIQMLISRSRCPYMEKLNLYYPVKKLPKAHQFSPNLAKLTLSETNLEEDPMATLEKLPNLKILRLFSSAFEGKNMVCSKSGFSQLQSIVLSSLLNLEEWRVEEGAMPSLSHLEIKDCNLKKWRVEKGAVPTINHLEITVYNLEEWKVEEGAMPSLSHLKIKNCILKEWMVEKGAMTCLSNLEIKDCSLKEWRVEKGAMNSLSNLVIKGCIREGWKVEEGAMTNLNNLVITDCILKEWRVEKEAMTNLNDLVIRNCTLEGWKVEEGAMTNLNNLVIDDCTLKGWRVEKGAMTMTNLSNLVIRNCTLKGWKVEEGAMTNLNNLVIHDCTLKGWRVEKGAMTMTNLSNLVIRNCTLEGWKVEEGAMTNLNNLVIHDCTLKEWTVEKGAMTMTNLSNLVIRNCTLEGWKVEEGAMTNLNNLEIHDCTLKEWTVEKGAMTMTNLSNLVIRNCTLEGWKVEEGAMNNLNNLVIHDCNLKEWRVEKGAMTMTNLSNLVIRNCTLEGWKVEEGAMNNLNNLEIHDCTLKEWRVEKGAMTMTDLSNLVIRNCTLEGWKVEEGAMTNLNNLVINDCTLKEWRVEKGAMTMIDLSNLVIRNCTMIDCKVEGGAMPSSDH from the exons ATGCAAGCAGGTGGGTCCAGTTCTTCGAATGAGAGGGAACGAGAGCAAAGGCAAACATTTTCTCATCTTGAAGATCATGTTGTTGGGTTTGACGTTGATCTAAAGAAATTGGTGGACTTTTTGGTGGAAGGAGGGGAAGACAAGAGAGTTACTTCCATATGTGGTACTGGTGGTCTGGGAAAGACCACTCTTGCCAAGATGGTTTATAACCACCCTGAAGTCAATAAGTATTTTCACTACTGCGCTTGGGTATGTATCTCACAAAGACCTGTTTGGGAAGAAATTATGAATAACCTCTCTCAATCTCTAAAGGTTCAAATTAACGGGTGGAGTGATGCAGAACTTGTCAGGGAACTTCGTCAAGCTCAGGAAAAGAATAAGTGTTTGATTGTTCTAGATgatatttggaaaattgaggATTGGAACATTTTGCATGAagtctttccaaaaaaaagtaaGATATTACTTACCTCTCGTAATAGGGATGTGGCTTTGCATGTGGATCCTAGAGGTTTTCATCTTGAACTGCGGTGCCTAAATCCTGAAAGCAGTTGGAAATTGTTTGAAAAGCTGGCAATATCTTGGAGATCAG ACTCTGTGACCAAAACTATTATGGAGAAGTTAGGAAAAGAAGTGATTCAATATTGTGGGGGTTTACCATTAGCCATCACTATATTGGGAAGTCTTTTAGCAACAAAGCAAACACAGGATGAATGGGAGGAGGTGCATAAACATGTCAAACCATACCTTTACGAAGAGCAAAACTTACTAATCAACAAGGTATTAGCTTTAAGTTATAATGATTTACCTTCCCACTTGAAACCATGCTTTCTTTATTTAGGCAATTTTCCAAAGGATCTTGGGATTTCGACAAAAATATTGATTCGAATGTGGATGGGAGAAGGTTTTATATCAAAAATTCAACACGGTGGAGGGAGAGAGGATACAATGGATGATGTGGGACATCGATATTTAAGGGAGCTAGTGCAGAGAAGCATGGTTTTGGTGGGTAAAAAGACCTCCCTTGGAAGGATTAAAACTTGTCAAATGCATGATCTTATGCGAGACTTCTGCATATCAAAAGCTGAAGAGGaaaattttctccattttaCCGATACTCTTTCCATGAAACAACATAAAGAACAAATCGGTAAAGTTCGAAGACTTGCTATAGTTTCGGAATCAGGTGACAATTCCATCAAgggaattaaattcaataaatatcCTTACCTAAGGTCTCTTCTCTACTTTCAACCTCAGCATGATGAATCTTATTTTAAAGAGTCCTGTTTCAAGAAATTCAAGTTGGTTAGAGTCTTACATctagaatattttaaaaaccacCAAAGAAAATTACCTAAAGACATTGGATTTCTCATCCACTTGAGATATTTATCTCTCAAAGATAGCAATGTAACTAAGGTTCCATCATCTGTTGGCAATTTGAGGTGCTTGGAGACACTGGATTTGCGGATCAACTTCTCCCCATCATATTGTTGCATTTTACTGGACTACATTTACCCACATACTAATTTATTGGACTCCCTCTCCAAACCGAGAGTGCCAAATGTGTTTAAGTATATGAAACAATTGAAGCATCTTTATTTACCCAGGGATTATAGTGTATGTGGTATGTTGGAACTGGGTAATCTTTGCTATTTGCAAACATTGGTGAATGTTCAGCCCAAAACCATCAAAATTCCCACATGGTTCAAACTCAATTGTCTTCGGGTTCTTAAAGTAAGGACTAATAAAGAAGCCCAAGATGCAATACAAATGCTAATATCAAGATCAAGGTGTCCGTATATGGAAAAGCTAAATCTATATTACCCTGTAAAGAAGCTTCCAAAAGCTCACCAATTTTCTCCAAATCTTGCGAAGTTGACCTTATCGGAGACTAACCTTGAGGAAGATCCAATGGCAACATTAGAGAAGTTGCCAAACTTAAAAATCCTCCGCCTTTTCTCTAGCGCCTTTGAAGGGAAGAATATGGTTTGTTCTAAAAGTGGATTTTCTCAACTTCAATCTATtgtgctttcttctttattGAACCTTGAGGAGTGGAGGGTGGAGGAAGGAGCCATGCCTAGTCTCAGTCATTTGGAAATTAAAGATTGCAACCTAAAGAAGTGGAGGGTAGAGAAAGGAGCCGTGCCCACAATCAATCATTTAGAAATTACAGTTTACAATCTAGAGGAGTGGAAGGTAGAGGAAGGAGCCATGCCTAGTCTCAgtcatttgaaaattaaaaattgtatcCTAAAGGAGTGGATGGTGGAGAAAGGAGCCATGACATGTCTTAGTAATTTGGAAATTAAAGATTGTAGCCTAAAGGAGTGGAGGGTGGAGAAAGGAGCCATGAACAGTCTCAGTAATTTGGTAATTAAAGGTTGCATCCGAGAGGGGTGGAAGGTGGAGGAAGGAGCCATGACCAATCTCAATAATTTGGTAATTACAGATTGCATCCTAAAGGAGTGGAGGGTGGAGAAAGAAGCCATGACCAATCTCAATGATTTGGTAATTAGAAATTGCACCCTGGAGGGGTGGAAGGTGGAGGAAGGAGCTATGACCAATCTCAATAATTTGGTAATTGATGATTGCACCCTAAAGGGGTGGAGGGTGGAGAAAGGAGCCATGACCATGACCAATCTCAGTAATTTGGTAATTAGAAATTGCACCCTTAAGGGGTGGAAGGTGGAGGAAGGAGCCATGACCAATCTCAATAATTTGGTAATTCATGATTGCACCCTAAAGGGGTGGAGGGTGGAGAAAGGAGCCATGACCATGACCAATCTCAGTAATTTGGTAATTAGAAATTGCACCCTGGAGGGGTGGAAGGTGGAGGAAGGAGCCATGACCAATCTCAATAATTTGGTAATTCATGATTGCACCCTAAAGGAGTGGACGGTGGAGAAAGGAGCCATGACCATGACCAATCTCAGTAATTTGGTAATTAGAAATTGCACCCTTGAGGGGTGGAAGGTGGAGGAAGGAGCCATGACCAATCTCAATAATTTGGAAATTCATGATTGCACCCTAAAGGAGTGGACGGTGGAGAAAGGAGCCATGACCATGACCAATCTCAGTAATTTGGTAATTAGAAATTGCACCCTGGAGGGGTGGAAGGTGGAGGAAGGAGCCATGAACAATCTCAATAATTTGGTAATTCATGATTGCAACCTAAAGGAGTGGAGGGTGGAGAAAGGAGCCATGACCATGACCAATCTCAGTAATTTGGTAATTAGAAATTGCACCCTGGAGGGGTGGAAGGTGGAGGAAGGAGCCATGAACAATCTCAATAATTTGGAAATTCATGATTGCACCCTAAAGGAGTGGAGGGTGGAGAAAGGAGCCATGACCATGACCGATCTCAGTAATTTGGTAATTAGAAATTGCACCCTGGAGGGGTGGAAGGTGGAGGAAGGAGCCATGACCAATCTCAATAATTTGGTAATTAATGATTGCACCCTAAAGGAGTGGAGGGTGGAGAAAGGAGCCATGACCATGATCGATCTCAGTAATTTGGTAATTAGAAATTGTACCATGATTGACTGCAAGGTGGAGGGAGGAGCCATGCCCAGTTCCGATCATTGA